The Elgaria multicarinata webbii isolate HBS135686 ecotype San Diego chromosome 4, rElgMul1.1.pri, whole genome shotgun sequence genome contains a region encoding:
- the LOC134398089 gene encoding GDNF-inducible zinc finger protein 1-like isoform X2, whose amino-acid sequence MEKEKILMKSNVAASNLLRTLHSLYLFGHFCDVTIHTDQLGIQEEFSVHKAVLAASSNYFKSLFLSDEMLNAQNCEVTLQDIHAEEFVSFLKFVYTTEVEIEVDRLHRIKEVAERLECKDLLEVFEEMKADMSVHLKCHESGRSLWSQTEQVEDKEQSDLSQILATPMKRNLWDRKKHRKLSASYDIIEGQTGHPNKHGAAFAKSKGEKAPSTAHSKIDLNDIHSTGNPIQEQNKTSLPSLNQVDSKETCIVISKLFPGQKEDENNLILGETKLRKSPRNISKVMPRTYACDQCHCSFHFAKQYQAHTQRKHGTDLVVKYNCSVCDQLFPNCQNLRRHRLAVHNNEQRFPCVLCDKKFKRQKDLNDHTRRVHAKKQNPQRCPYCDKVISSKCGLTVHIRTHTGEKPYKCERCPARFAQRSAFNTHLRKIHESRQDGKVMPGYWTRVPPTERVDLVDGEIDMNNKTCHEVPNTDLPRELVGEKNWELERESRRSPTMEAEPDNKEERQEQRDIKRGAADERRAVVGEDSAKGEKENGAKADGSEDDDVPSSDDDDDSKDQGAEENESDVDFKIREVSKNEATKKSAYVITCPKCAEKFVSRKKYVDHCKDVHHSLPGKVYQCDVCSKSFASYNSWKEHRACVHTEDRHFACTLCNATFKRKRDVRTHCVRKHEGRVKRPLCSVCGKILSSRTALVFHMRTHTGEKPYQCGICCSRFAQPSQLKIHTRSHTGEKPYICEDCGACFADRGKLNGHKRTHTGERLFKCDVCGKHFATNEYLKCHKRCHMGAKPYKCDVCGKTFGLRASLAQHSNVHAETPPYFCEQCGKTFTQQGALRRHQRIHTGEKPYKCRACERTFTDMSTLRRHVLVHDRNAHWRSFLIDLTIKKDHNWSKIETLSNICMEEDSPPIWSGIQSKLYKPESRKCRMQRSFAGR is encoded by the exons atggagaaagagaaaatCTTAATGAAATCTAACGTTGCTGCTTCTAACCTCCTGCGAACATTACATTCTCTCTATCTCTTTGGTCACTTCTGCGATGTCACAATACACACAGACCAACTTGGAATCCAGGAGGAGTTTTCTGTTCACAAAGCTGTATTAGCGGCTTCCAGCAATTACTTTAAAAGCCTGTTCCTTAGTGACGAGATGCTGAATGCTCAGAATTGCGAAGTCACCCTCCAGGACATTCACGCTGAAGAATTTGTCTCCTTCCTAAAGTTTGTCTATACAACTGAAGTAGAAATTGAAGTGGACCGGCTGCACCGGATAAAGGAGGTCGCTGAAAGGCTTGAATGCAAGGATCTGCTTGAGGTTTTTGAAGAAATGAAGGCAGATATGAGTGTTCATTTGAAATGCCATGAAAGCGGTAGGTCTCTCTGGAGTCAAACGGAACAAGTGGAAGACAAAGAACAGAGTGACTTGTCCCAAATCCTGGCAACACCTATGAAGAGGAACCTTTGGGACAGAAAGAAGCATAGAAAACTGTCAGCTAGTTATGATATTATTGAAGGTCAAACTGGACATCCCAACAAACACGGGGCTGCTTTTGCAAAGTCCAAAGGTGAGAAAGCACCGTCAACTGCACATAGCAAAATAGACCTGAATGACATCCACAGCACAGGCAATCCCATCCAAGAGCAAAATAAGACCAGCCTGCCCTCCCTAAATCAGGTGGACTCAAAGGAAACCTGCATTGTTATAAGCAAGCTATTCCCTGGCCAAAAGGAGGATGAAAATAATTTGATTCTTGGTGAAACGAAACTCAGAAAATCCCCACGTAACATATCGAAAGTCATGCCACGAACCTACGCCTGCGACCAGTGTCATTGTTCTTTCCATTTTGCCAAGCAGTACCAGGCACACACGCAGCGGAAGCACGGCACGGATCTGGTCGTCAAATATAACTGCAGCGTGTGCGACCAGCTCTTTCCCAATTGCCAAAATCTCCGACGACACAGGCTCGCCGTTCACAACAATGAGCAGCGCTTCCCCTGCGTGTTGTGCGACAAAAAGTTCAAGCGCCAGAAAGATCTCAACGATCATACCCGGCGGGTGCATGCAAAGAAGCAGAATCCTCAAAGGTGTCCCTACTGTGACAAAGTGATCAGTTCCAAGTGTGGACTGACTGTTCACATCCGAAcacacacgggggagaagccttataagtGTGAACGCTGCCCAGCACGTTTTGCTCAGAGATCTGCCTTTAATACTCATCTAAG AAAAATTCATGAATCCAGGCAAGACGGGAAAGTCATGCCTGGTTACTGGACGAGAGTCCCACCAACAGAAAGAGTGGATCTTGTAGATGGTGAAATTGACATGAATAACAAAACATGTCATGAGGTACCAAATACTGACTTACCAAGAGAACTTGTGGGTGAAAAAAACTGGGAGCTTGAGAGAGAATCCAGACGTTCTCCTACAATGGAAGCAGAGCCTGACAATAAAGAGGAAAGGCAGGAGCAACGTGATATTAAAAGAGGGGCAGCTGATGAACGCAGGGCTGTGGTTGGAGAAGACAGTGCTAAAGGAGAAAAGGAGAATGGAGCCAAAGCCGATGGCAGTGAAGATGATGATGTACCatcttcagatgatgatgatgactcaaAGGATCAAGGTGCAGAAGAAAATGAATCAGACGTAGACTTCAAAATAAGGGAAGTGAGCAAAAACGAGGCAACTAAAAAATCTGCTTATGTTATAACCTGTCCAAAATGTGCTGAGAAGTTCGTGTCGCGGAAAAAATACGTCGACCACTGCAAAGACGTCCATCACTCTTTGCCTGGTAAAGTCTATCAGTGTGATGTGTGTAGCAAGTCCTTTGctagttacaacagctggaaggAGCACCGTGCTTGTGTTCACACGGAAGACCGGCACTTTGCCTGCACCCTCTGTAATGccacatttaaaagaaagagggaCGTGAGGACGCACTGTGTGCGGAAGCACGAAGGGAGAGTGAAGCGCCCCCTCTGTTCGGTCTGCGGAAAGATCTTAAGTTCTAGAACAGCCTTAGTCTTTCATATgaggacccacacaggagagaagccataccAGTGTGGCATTTGCTGCTCACGATTTGCTCAGCCATCACAGCTCAAGATTCACACCAG GTCCCATACAGGTGAGAAGCCGTATATCTGTGAGGACTGTGGGGCGTGCTTTGCAGACAGAGGCAAGCTTAATGGTCACAAGAGGACACATACAG GAGAGCGTCTCTTCAAATGTGATGTGTGTGGAAAACATTTTGCTACCAATGAATACTTAAAATGCCACAAGCGCTGCCACATGGGAGCCAAGCCGTACAAGTGTGATGTGTGTGGGAAAACCTTTGGACTGAGAGCCTCATTAGCCCAACACAGTAATGTTCATGCAG agacTCCTCCCTATTTCTGTGAGCAGTGTGGAAAGACGTTTACTCAGCAAGGAGCCCTTAGGCGTCACCAGCGTATCCACACTGGAGAAAAGCCATACAAATGTAGGGCTTGTGAAAGAACCTTCACGGACATGTCCACCTTGAGGAGGCATGTCCTG GTCCATGACCGGAATGCTCATTGGAGGAGTTTCTTAATAGATCTTACTATCAAAAAGGATCACAACTGGTCCAAAATAGAGACTTTATCTAATATCTGTATGGAAGAGGACTCTCCACCAATTTGGTCTGGCATTCAAAGTAAACTTTATAAACCAGAAAGC
- the LOC134398089 gene encoding GDNF-inducible zinc finger protein 1-like isoform X1 has product MEKEKILMKSNVAASNLLRTLHSLYLFGHFCDVTIHTDQLGIQEEFSVHKAVLAASSNYFKSLFLSDEMLNAQNCEVTLQDIHAEEFVSFLKFVYTTEVEIEVDRLHRIKEVAERLECKDLLEVFEEMKADMSVHLKCHESGRSLWSQTEQVEDKEQSDLSQILATPMKRNLWDRKKHRKLSASYDIIEGQTGHPNKHGAAFAKSKGEKAPSTAHSKIDLNDIHSTGNPIQEQNKTSLPSLNQVDSKETCIVISKLFPGQKEDENNLILGETKLRKSPRNISKVMPRTYACDQCHCSFHFAKQYQAHTQRKHGTDLVVKYNCSVCDQLFPNCQNLRRHRLAVHNNEQRFPCVLCDKKFKRQKDLNDHTRRVHAKKQNPQRCPYCDKVISSKCGLTVHIRTHTGEKPYKCERCPARFAQRSAFNTHLRKIHESRQDGKVMPGYWTRVPPTERVDLVDGEIDMNNKTCHEVPNTDLPRELVGEKNWELERESRRSPTMEAEPDNKEERQEQRDIKRGAADERRAVVGEDSAKGEKENGAKADGSEDDDVPSSDDDDDSKDQGAEENESDVDFKIREVSKNEATKKSAYVITCPKCAEKFVSRKKYVDHCKDVHHSLPGKVYQCDVCSKSFASYNSWKEHRACVHTEDRHFACTLCNATFKRKRDVRTHCVRKHEGRVKRPLCSVCGKILSSRTALVFHMRTHTGEKPYQCGICCSRFAQPSQLKIHTRSHTGEKPYICEDCGACFADRGKLNGHKRTHTGERLFKCDVCGKHFATNEYLKCHKRCHMGAKPYKCDVCGKTFGLRASLAQHSNVHAETPPYFCEQCGKTFTQQGALRRHQRIHTGEKPYKCRACERTFTDMSTLRRHVLVHDRNAHWRSFLIDLTIKKDHNWSKIETLSNICMEEDSPPIWSGIQSKLYKPESVSVKKGERLSSNTNIKDPGHSLTYL; this is encoded by the exons atggagaaagagaaaatCTTAATGAAATCTAACGTTGCTGCTTCTAACCTCCTGCGAACATTACATTCTCTCTATCTCTTTGGTCACTTCTGCGATGTCACAATACACACAGACCAACTTGGAATCCAGGAGGAGTTTTCTGTTCACAAAGCTGTATTAGCGGCTTCCAGCAATTACTTTAAAAGCCTGTTCCTTAGTGACGAGATGCTGAATGCTCAGAATTGCGAAGTCACCCTCCAGGACATTCACGCTGAAGAATTTGTCTCCTTCCTAAAGTTTGTCTATACAACTGAAGTAGAAATTGAAGTGGACCGGCTGCACCGGATAAAGGAGGTCGCTGAAAGGCTTGAATGCAAGGATCTGCTTGAGGTTTTTGAAGAAATGAAGGCAGATATGAGTGTTCATTTGAAATGCCATGAAAGCGGTAGGTCTCTCTGGAGTCAAACGGAACAAGTGGAAGACAAAGAACAGAGTGACTTGTCCCAAATCCTGGCAACACCTATGAAGAGGAACCTTTGGGACAGAAAGAAGCATAGAAAACTGTCAGCTAGTTATGATATTATTGAAGGTCAAACTGGACATCCCAACAAACACGGGGCTGCTTTTGCAAAGTCCAAAGGTGAGAAAGCACCGTCAACTGCACATAGCAAAATAGACCTGAATGACATCCACAGCACAGGCAATCCCATCCAAGAGCAAAATAAGACCAGCCTGCCCTCCCTAAATCAGGTGGACTCAAAGGAAACCTGCATTGTTATAAGCAAGCTATTCCCTGGCCAAAAGGAGGATGAAAATAATTTGATTCTTGGTGAAACGAAACTCAGAAAATCCCCACGTAACATATCGAAAGTCATGCCACGAACCTACGCCTGCGACCAGTGTCATTGTTCTTTCCATTTTGCCAAGCAGTACCAGGCACACACGCAGCGGAAGCACGGCACGGATCTGGTCGTCAAATATAACTGCAGCGTGTGCGACCAGCTCTTTCCCAATTGCCAAAATCTCCGACGACACAGGCTCGCCGTTCACAACAATGAGCAGCGCTTCCCCTGCGTGTTGTGCGACAAAAAGTTCAAGCGCCAGAAAGATCTCAACGATCATACCCGGCGGGTGCATGCAAAGAAGCAGAATCCTCAAAGGTGTCCCTACTGTGACAAAGTGATCAGTTCCAAGTGTGGACTGACTGTTCACATCCGAAcacacacgggggagaagccttataagtGTGAACGCTGCCCAGCACGTTTTGCTCAGAGATCTGCCTTTAATACTCATCTAAG AAAAATTCATGAATCCAGGCAAGACGGGAAAGTCATGCCTGGTTACTGGACGAGAGTCCCACCAACAGAAAGAGTGGATCTTGTAGATGGTGAAATTGACATGAATAACAAAACATGTCATGAGGTACCAAATACTGACTTACCAAGAGAACTTGTGGGTGAAAAAAACTGGGAGCTTGAGAGAGAATCCAGACGTTCTCCTACAATGGAAGCAGAGCCTGACAATAAAGAGGAAAGGCAGGAGCAACGTGATATTAAAAGAGGGGCAGCTGATGAACGCAGGGCTGTGGTTGGAGAAGACAGTGCTAAAGGAGAAAAGGAGAATGGAGCCAAAGCCGATGGCAGTGAAGATGATGATGTACCatcttcagatgatgatgatgactcaaAGGATCAAGGTGCAGAAGAAAATGAATCAGACGTAGACTTCAAAATAAGGGAAGTGAGCAAAAACGAGGCAACTAAAAAATCTGCTTATGTTATAACCTGTCCAAAATGTGCTGAGAAGTTCGTGTCGCGGAAAAAATACGTCGACCACTGCAAAGACGTCCATCACTCTTTGCCTGGTAAAGTCTATCAGTGTGATGTGTGTAGCAAGTCCTTTGctagttacaacagctggaaggAGCACCGTGCTTGTGTTCACACGGAAGACCGGCACTTTGCCTGCACCCTCTGTAATGccacatttaaaagaaagagggaCGTGAGGACGCACTGTGTGCGGAAGCACGAAGGGAGAGTGAAGCGCCCCCTCTGTTCGGTCTGCGGAAAGATCTTAAGTTCTAGAACAGCCTTAGTCTTTCATATgaggacccacacaggagagaagccataccAGTGTGGCATTTGCTGCTCACGATTTGCTCAGCCATCACAGCTCAAGATTCACACCAG GTCCCATACAGGTGAGAAGCCGTATATCTGTGAGGACTGTGGGGCGTGCTTTGCAGACAGAGGCAAGCTTAATGGTCACAAGAGGACACATACAG GAGAGCGTCTCTTCAAATGTGATGTGTGTGGAAAACATTTTGCTACCAATGAATACTTAAAATGCCACAAGCGCTGCCACATGGGAGCCAAGCCGTACAAGTGTGATGTGTGTGGGAAAACCTTTGGACTGAGAGCCTCATTAGCCCAACACAGTAATGTTCATGCAG agacTCCTCCCTATTTCTGTGAGCAGTGTGGAAAGACGTTTACTCAGCAAGGAGCCCTTAGGCGTCACCAGCGTATCCACACTGGAGAAAAGCCATACAAATGTAGGGCTTGTGAAAGAACCTTCACGGACATGTCCACCTTGAGGAGGCATGTCCTG GTCCATGACCGGAATGCTCATTGGAGGAGTTTCTTAATAGATCTTACTATCAAAAAGGATCACAACTGGTCCAAAATAGAGACTTTATCTAATATCTGTATGGAAGAGGACTCTCCACCAATTTGGTCTGGCATTCAAAGTAAACTTTATAAACCAGAAAGCGTGAGTGTAAAAAAAGGGGAACGCTTATCATCTAATACTAACATTAAAGATCCTGGCCATTCCCTTACGTATTTATAA